One window from the genome of Chloroflexota bacterium encodes:
- a CDS encoding single-stranded DNA-binding protein — MVGLNKILVIGNVGTEPEMRYTPSGRPITTFRIAATRNYTSGGERKQETEWFTVVAWNQLAEQASNFLKKGRRAYVEGRLRSNQWTGQDGATRFRNEIIADRILFLDRQPAEGQGEEAQAPAPEGGEAVDADDLPF; from the coding sequence GTGGTAGGGCTTAACAAAATCTTGGTCATCGGCAACGTGGGGACGGAGCCGGAGATGCGCTACACCCCCAGCGGCCGGCCCATCACCACCTTCCGCATCGCCGCCACCCGCAACTACACCTCCGGCGGCGAGCGCAAGCAAGAGACCGAATGGTTCACCGTCGTCGCCTGGAACCAGCTGGCGGAGCAGGCCAGCAACTTCCTCAAGAAGGGCCGCCGGGCCTACGTGGAAGGCCGCCTGCGCTCCAACCAGTGGACCGGCCAGGACGGCGCCACCCGCTTCCGCAATGAGATCATCGCCGATCGCATCCTCTTCCTGGATCGCCAGCCCGCCGAGGGCCAGGGCGAAGAGGCCCAGGCTCCCGCCCCAGAAGGCGGCGAGGCCGTGGATGCCGACGATCTTCCCTTCTAG
- a CDS encoding cytochrome c maturation protein CcmE, with amino-acid sequence MTTAITTPPPKGGWFKRANKKLIAVVVIVIVAIGILIGTSLRGALTYYITVDELTAKGAEGYNDRVRVGGRVLKGTIVKDAQNNLTFCMYHNEPSNLLPVSYKGVVPDIFGDETDVIVEGKRLHDGTFRAIKLLSQHPPEFRLAEPGKPHAPVDERK; translated from the coding sequence ATGACCACCGCAATCACAACGCCTCCCCCCAAAGGCGGCTGGTTCAAGCGCGCCAATAAGAAGCTCATCGCCGTTGTCGTCATCGTCATCGTCGCCATCGGCATCCTCATCGGGACGAGCCTTCGCGGCGCGCTCACGTACTACATCACCGTGGACGAGCTGACGGCCAAGGGCGCCGAAGGCTACAACGACCGGGTGCGCGTCGGCGGGCGCGTCCTCAAGGGCACCATCGTGAAAGACGCCCAGAACAACCTGACCTTCTGCATGTACCACAACGAGCCGTCCAACCTTCTGCCCGTGAGCTATAAGGGCGTGGTGCCGGACATCTTCGGCGATGAGACGGACGTCATCGTGGAGGGCAAGCGCCTCCACGACGGCACCTTCCGCGCCATCAAGCTCCTGAGCCAGCACCCGCCCGAGTTCCGCCTCGCCGAGCCTGGCAAACCCCACGCCCCCGTGGACGAAAGAAAGTAG
- a CDS encoding GNAT family N-acetyltransferase: MSRLTLRKFTQADFAAYARIVRAARGPGARYTAADAKDYLGQPNLRPRRDCFLAMNVGRAGGYALVVPELPIGRAVIEWGAAPAEARVTAGEALLARCLAHAGGLGAKLAHVSAQGHDREAAALYKRLGFAQVKRQWQMRLDAARWKAPAKAKEGITVRRLQPGEEALVTGIQNRAFGGSWGFAPNVPEELRYRLRMRGSRVQDALILEVKGAPAAYCWTRVNKGKGGATGIIWMIGVDPAYRGQGLGRAMLEASIADLKRRGATAVELTVYADNAPAVELYKAVGFKRIYDIDWWEKRL, encoded by the coding sequence ATGAGCAGACTGACGCTGAGAAAGTTCACCCAGGCCGACTTCGCCGCCTATGCGCGCATCGTGCGGGCGGCTCGGGGGCCTGGCGCGCGCTACACGGCGGCAGATGCGAAGGACTATCTGGGCCAGCCGAACCTTCGCCCAAGGCGTGATTGCTTCCTCGCGATGAACGTCGGCAGGGCTGGCGGCTACGCGTTGGTGGTGCCGGAGCTTCCCATCGGTCGCGCCGTCATCGAGTGGGGGGCCGCACCTGCGGAGGCGCGCGTGACGGCGGGGGAGGCGCTGCTGGCGCGATGCCTGGCGCATGCTGGGGGCCTGGGCGCGAAGCTGGCGCACGTCTCTGCTCAGGGGCACGACCGCGAGGCGGCGGCGCTCTACAAGAGGCTCGGCTTTGCCCAGGTGAAGCGCCAGTGGCAGATGCGCCTTGACGCGGCGCGGTGGAAGGCCCCGGCGAAGGCGAAAGAAGGCATCACGGTGCGGCGGCTCCAGCCCGGCGAAGAGGCGCTGGTGACGGGCATCCAGAACCGGGCCTTTGGCGGAAGCTGGGGCTTTGCTCCGAACGTTCCGGAGGAGCTGCGCTACCGCCTGCGGATGCGCGGCAGCAGGGTGCAGGATGCGCTGATTCTCGAAGTGAAGGGCGCGCCCGCCGCCTATTGCTGGACGCGCGTGAACAAGGGCAAAGGCGGGGCGACGGGCATCATCTGGATGATCGGCGTGGACCCGGCCTACCGGGGCCAGGGTTTGGGGCGCGCGATGCTGGAGGCCAGCATCGCGGACCTGAAGCGCCGGGGCGCGACTGCGGTGGAGCTGACGGTCTACGCCGATAATGCGCCGGCAGTGGAGCTCTACAAAGCAGTCGGCTTCAAGCGTATCTACGATATCGATTGGTGGGAGAAGAGGCTTTAA
- the rpsR gene encoding 30S ribosomal protein S18 — protein sequence MNERSSGGGRFGGPRGDKGDRKDGGRGGRPRFFARRKVCSFCVQKTKAIDYKNVDLLQRFVSERGRIDPRRKTGTCARHQRMLTEALKRARHLALLPFTFDHVLESRIIRAPGR from the coding sequence ATGAACGAACGATCATCAGGCGGCGGCAGATTCGGCGGACCGCGCGGCGATAAGGGCGACCGCAAAGACGGCGGCAGGGGCGGACGCCCCCGCTTCTTCGCCAGGCGCAAGGTTTGCTCCTTCTGCGTCCAAAAGACCAAGGCCATTGACTACAAGAACGTGGACCTGCTCCAGCGCTTCGTCTCCGAGCGCGGGCGCATAGACCCCCGCCGCAAGACGGGCACATGCGCGCGACACCAGCGCATGCTCACGGAGGCCCTCAAGCGCGCCCGCCACCTGGCCCTCCTGCCCTTCACCTTCGACCACGTCCTGGAATCACGCATCATCCGGGCACCTGGGCGCTAG
- a CDS encoding threonine synthase — translation MSAPSQGAHKGVLRAYGAYLPLTGKTPLLTLGEGDTPLVRSQNLERELQIGALYFKLEGCNPTGSFKDRGMVMAVAKALEEGSKAIICASTGNTSASAAAYAARAGIQCAVVVPKGNIALGKMAQGMAYGAKVITVEGNFDQALRIVREVSQTRPITLVNSVNPYRIEGQKTAAFEVVDALGEAPDFLCIPVGNAGNITAYWKGFREYHEKKKAKKRPKMMGFQAEGAAPIVRGHPVEVPQTIATAIRIGNPASWKSAVAARDESGGEIGMVSDAEIIEAYGQLARKEGLFCEPASAASFAGLIKLRRSGLDLSKQTVVCILTGHGLKDPDTTTKNVKADIVPIMPDLPALEAALGFR, via the coding sequence ATCTCCGCACCCAGCCAGGGAGCCCACAAGGGCGTCCTGCGGGCCTATGGCGCCTACCTGCCCCTCACCGGCAAGACACCGCTCCTCACCCTGGGCGAAGGCGATACACCCCTGGTGCGCTCCCAGAACCTTGAGCGCGAGCTGCAGATCGGCGCCCTCTACTTCAAGCTGGAGGGCTGCAACCCCACCGGCTCCTTCAAGGACCGCGGCATGGTCATGGCCGTGGCCAAGGCCCTGGAAGAGGGCAGCAAGGCTATCATCTGCGCCTCCACCGGCAACACCAGCGCCTCAGCCGCCGCCTATGCCGCCCGCGCCGGCATCCAGTGCGCCGTTGTCGTCCCCAAGGGCAATATCGCCTTGGGCAAGATGGCGCAGGGCATGGCCTACGGCGCCAAGGTCATTACCGTGGAGGGCAACTTCGATCAGGCCCTCCGCATCGTCCGCGAAGTCTCGCAGACGCGCCCCATCACCCTGGTGAACTCCGTCAACCCCTACCGCATCGAGGGGCAGAAGACCGCCGCCTTTGAGGTGGTTGACGCCCTGGGCGAAGCGCCCGATTTCCTCTGCATCCCTGTGGGCAACGCCGGCAACATCACCGCCTATTGGAAGGGCTTCAGGGAATATCACGAAAAGAAGAAGGCCAAAAAGCGCCCCAAGATGATGGGCTTCCAGGCGGAAGGTGCGGCCCCCATCGTGCGCGGCCACCCGGTGGAAGTGCCCCAGACCATCGCCACCGCCATCCGCATCGGCAATCCCGCCAGCTGGAAGAGCGCCGTGGCCGCCCGCGATGAGTCCGGCGGCGAGATCGGCATGGTGAGCGACGCTGAGATTATTGAGGCCTACGGGCAACTGGCGCGCAAGGAGGGCCTCTTCTGCGAGCCCGCCTCCGCCGCCTCCTTCGCCGGGCTGATCAAGCTTCGCCGTAGCGGCCTCGATCTTTCCAAACAGACCGTCGTCTGCATCCTCACGGGCCACGGACTCAAGGACCCGGACACCACCACAAAAAACGTCAAGGCCGATATCGTCCCCATCATGCCGGACCTCCCCGCGCTTGAGGCTGCGCTAGGCTTTCGATAA
- the folE gene encoding GTP cyclohydrolase I FolE, which produces MDSPRIKSAVRDIIKSIGEDPKREGLTDTPRRIAEMYEELFAGLKLDPKKELEVGFDEGHQEMVVLKDIPFYSMCEHHFLPFYGIAAVGYLPNGRVVGLSKLARVVEILARRPQLQERLTSQIADTIDEAIKPTGVGVVIKAEHLCMTMRGIKKPGSNMVTSAVRGRFKQSQVTRAEFLSLIQD; this is translated from the coding sequence GTGGACTCCCCACGGATCAAGTCAGCCGTTAGAGACATCATCAAGTCCATCGGCGAAGACCCCAAGCGCGAAGGCCTGACCGATACGCCGCGACGCATCGCCGAGATGTATGAAGAGCTCTTCGCCGGCCTGAAGCTCGACCCCAAAAAGGAGCTTGAGGTCGGCTTCGATGAAGGGCACCAGGAGATGGTCGTGCTCAAGGACATCCCCTTCTATTCCATGTGTGAGCACCACTTCCTCCCCTTCTACGGCATCGCCGCGGTGGGCTATCTGCCCAATGGGCGCGTCGTCGGCCTCAGCAAGCTGGCGCGCGTCGTTGAGATCCTGGCGCGTCGCCCGCAACTCCAGGAGCGCCTCACCTCCCAAATCGCCGATACGATTGATGAGGCCATCAAGCCCACGGGCGTCGGCGTCGTCATTAAGGCGGAGCACCTCTGCATGACCATGCGCGGCATCAAGAAGCCCGGCTCCAACATGGTCACCTCCGCCGTCCGCGGCAGGTTCAAGCAGAGCCAGGTCACCCGCGCCGAGTTCCTCTCCCTCATCCAGGACTGA
- a CDS encoding GNAT family N-acetyltransferase → MAFSVHTESFESLQREWRDLAAASPTRSVFTTPAWLHTWWQTQRTGEEPALLAFRDGGRLLGLAPMMRSADAVRLLAATDVCDYHDVLYRPEAEEAFYPALVGAFERHGWLRVELEGIIELSPTLRRLTGAALGKGWTVEQQVDGVSPEIALPASWEAYLESLDGKDRHELKRKLRKLTGAGRVDCFDALDRQPLAEVMTTFATLMRSSREDKAQFLTPERERFFRTLAEAMQKEGWLRVYFLTLDGHVTAASMLFDYDNGFYLYNSGYDTRYAPLSVGLLVKALCMQEAIAKGRKLFNFLRGSEPYKYSLGAKDVRLHKLTLKKG, encoded by the coding sequence GTGGCCTTTTCGGTTCACACCGAATCCTTCGAAAGCCTCCAGCGTGAGTGGCGCGACCTCGCCGCCGCTTCGCCCACGCGCTCTGTCTTCACCACACCCGCCTGGCTTCACACCTGGTGGCAGACCCAGCGCACCGGCGAAGAGCCGGCCCTCCTCGCCTTCCGCGATGGCGGGCGATTGCTGGGCCTGGCCCCCATGATGCGCTCCGCCGATGCCGTCCGCCTCCTGGCCGCGACGGACGTCTGCGACTATCACGATGTGCTCTACCGCCCGGAGGCGGAAGAGGCCTTCTACCCCGCGCTGGTGGGGGCCTTCGAGCGGCACGGCTGGCTGCGTGTGGAGCTGGAAGGCATCATCGAGCTTTCGCCCACCCTGCGGAGGCTCACTGGCGCCGCCCTAGGCAAAGGCTGGACGGTGGAACAGCAGGTGGACGGCGTCTCCCCGGAGATCGCGCTCCCCGCATCGTGGGAGGCCTACCTGGAATCCCTGGACGGCAAGGACCGCCACGAGCTGAAGCGCAAGCTGCGCAAGCTCACCGGCGCCGGGCGCGTGGACTGCTTCGACGCCCTGGACCGCCAACCCCTAGCCGAGGTGATGACCACCTTTGCCACGCTCATGCGCTCAAGCCGGGAGGACAAGGCCCAGTTCCTCACCCCCGAGCGCGAGCGCTTCTTCCGCACCCTGGCGGAAGCGATGCAGAAGGAGGGCTGGCTCCGCGTCTACTTCCTCACCCTGGACGGCCACGTCACCGCCGCCTCCATGTTGTTCGATTATGACAACGGCTTCTACCTTTACAACAGCGGCTACGATACGCGCTACGCCCCCCTGAGCGTGGGCCTTTTGGTAAAGGCCCTCTGCATGCAGGAGGCCATCGCCAAGGGACGCAAGCTCTTCAATTTCCTGCGCGGTTCCGAACCCTACAAGTACAGCCTCGGCGCGAAAGATGTCCGGCTCCACAAGCTCACCCTCAAGAAGGGATAG
- a CDS encoding glycosyltransferase family 1 protein: MRIALISVHGCPTARLGAKDTGGMNVLLRETARELGRLGHTVDVYTRTHDVRDPQIVPIGQGARVIHINAGDLATAKRDLAAHLPQFTEHLADYAQSMGLRYELIHAHYWLSAPVAFTLKARWGLPVAVSFHTLGKVQGIVRAGEPDAKDRIPAEEMAVAQADAIVAGSPHEIEQLVNLYGARHDRVSLVPCGFDQSLFKPITRRAARDSLGLNGHKIVLFVGRMERIKGADILLRAVAALDSSLDSQLIVIGGSEADPERRRLQRMARGLGIEHRMLFVDAVPQKDLPLYYSAADVCVVPSFYETFGLVALEALACGTPVIAAKVGGLQHTVSHGKTGYLVPWHCPEPYAEKLEVLLANDHLRESLGQAAQAAAKGQSWEAAAKRVLSVYEGLVKEATRV, translated from the coding sequence ATGCGCATCGCCCTTATCAGCGTCCACGGCTGCCCCACGGCGCGCCTGGGCGCAAAAGACACCGGCGGCATGAACGTCCTCCTGCGGGAGACGGCGCGGGAGCTTGGCCGCCTAGGCCACACCGTGGACGTCTACACCCGCACCCACGATGTGCGCGACCCGCAAATCGTTCCCATCGGCCAGGGGGCGCGCGTCATCCACATCAACGCCGGCGACCTCGCCACCGCCAAGCGCGACCTGGCGGCTCACCTGCCCCAGTTCACAGAACACCTCGCTGATTACGCCCAAAGCATGGGCCTCCGCTACGAACTCATCCACGCGCACTACTGGCTCTCCGCGCCCGTCGCCTTCACGCTCAAGGCGCGCTGGGGCCTCCCCGTCGCCGTCAGCTTCCACACCTTGGGCAAGGTCCAGGGCATCGTCCGCGCAGGCGAGCCCGATGCCAAAGACCGTATCCCCGCGGAGGAGATGGCCGTCGCCCAGGCCGATGCGATCGTCGCGGGCAGCCCCCATGAGATCGAGCAGTTGGTGAACCTCTACGGCGCGCGACACGACAGGGTCTCCCTGGTCCCCTGCGGCTTCGATCAATCGCTCTTCAAGCCCATCACCCGGCGTGCGGCCCGCGATAGCCTGGGCCTCAACGGCCATAAGATCGTCCTCTTCGTCGGACGCATGGAGCGCATCAAGGGAGCGGACATCCTCCTGCGCGCCGTCGCCGCCTTAGATAGCAGCCTGGACTCCCAGCTCATCGTCATCGGCGGCAGTGAGGCCGACCCCGAGCGCCGCCGACTCCAGCGCATGGCGCGCGGCCTGGGCATAGAGCACCGCATGCTCTTCGTGGACGCCGTGCCGCAGAAGGACCTGCCCCTTTATTACAGCGCCGCCGATGTCTGTGTTGTCCCCTCGTTCTATGAGACCTTCGGCCTGGTGGCGCTGGAGGCCCTCGCCTGCGGCACGCCCGTCATCGCCGCCAAGGTCGGCGGGCTCCAGCACACCGTGAGCCATGGCAAGACGGGCTACCTGGTCCCCTGGCACTGCCCCGAGCCCTACGCGGAAAAACTGGAAGTTCTCCTCGCCAACGACCACCTGCGCGAAAGCCTGGGCCAAGCGGCGCAGGCGGCGGCAAAGGGCCAGTCCTGGGAGGCGGCGGCAAAGCGCGTGCTGAGCGTCTACGAAGGATTAGTGAAAGAAGCGACGAGGGTTTAA
- a CDS encoding serine hydroxymethyltransferase, with translation MHISTLLQKHDPQIAEALAHEVERQRKNIVLIASENYASKAVLEMMGSPLTNKYAEGYPGKRYYGGCQFVDVAEQLAIERAKQLFGAEHANVQPHSGAQANMGAYFGLLEVGDTVLGMRLDQGGHLTHGSPVNFSGKYYKFVSYGVDRETELLDYDAVRALAKEHRPKLIVAGATAYPRIIDFKKFREIADEVGAKLMVDMAHPAGIFAAGLHPSPVPYADVVTSSTHKTLRGPRGGMIVSKKALAPAIDKGVFPMAQGGPLMHIVAAKAVAFGEALKPEFKTYQQNVIDNARTLAGELGNRGLRIVSGGTDNHLMLVDLNPIAVTGQQAESALEAVGIVANKNAIPFDPKPPRVTSGLRLGTPAVTSRGFGKGEMVAIARLIAATLRSIGNEQEMAKVKDEVQTIAAKFPVPGLE, from the coding sequence CAGATCGCCGAAGCCCTGGCCCACGAGGTGGAGCGCCAGCGCAAGAACATCGTCCTCATCGCCTCGGAGAACTACGCCAGCAAGGCCGTCCTCGAGATGATGGGCTCGCCCCTCACCAACAAGTACGCCGAAGGCTACCCCGGCAAGCGCTACTACGGCGGCTGCCAGTTCGTGGACGTGGCGGAACAGCTCGCCATCGAGCGCGCCAAGCAGCTCTTCGGCGCCGAGCATGCCAACGTCCAGCCCCACAGCGGCGCCCAGGCCAACATGGGCGCCTACTTCGGCCTCCTGGAGGTCGGCGATACGGTGCTGGGCATGCGCCTGGACCAGGGCGGCCACCTCACTCACGGCAGTCCCGTCAACTTCTCCGGCAAGTACTACAAATTCGTCTCCTACGGCGTGGACCGCGAGACGGAGCTGCTGGACTATGACGCCGTCCGCGCCCTGGCCAAGGAGCACCGCCCCAAGCTCATCGTCGCCGGCGCCACCGCCTACCCGCGCATCATCGACTTCAAGAAGTTCCGCGAGATCGCCGATGAGGTGGGCGCGAAGCTCATGGTGGACATGGCGCACCCCGCCGGCATCTTCGCCGCCGGGCTCCATCCCTCGCCCGTGCCCTACGCGGACGTCGTCACCTCCTCCACGCACAAGACGCTGCGCGGCCCCCGCGGCGGCATGATTGTTTCGAAGAAGGCCCTGGCCCCCGCGATAGACAAGGGCGTCTTCCCCATGGCGCAGGGCGGCCCCCTCATGCACATCGTCGCCGCCAAGGCCGTCGCCTTCGGCGAGGCGCTCAAGCCCGAGTTCAAGACCTACCAGCAGAACGTGATAGACAACGCCCGCACCCTAGCCGGCGAGCTGGGGAACCGGGGACTGCGAATCGTCTCCGGCGGCACGGACAACCACCTCATGCTGGTGGACCTGAACCCCATCGCCGTCACAGGCCAGCAGGCGGAGAGCGCCCTTGAGGCGGTGGGCATCGTGGCGAACAAGAACGCCATCCCCTTCGATCCGAAGCCGCCGCGGGTCACCAGCGGCCTGCGCCTGGGGACGCCCGCGGTCACCAGCCGGGGCTTCGGCAAGGGCGAGATGGTGGCCATCGCGCGGCTCATCGCCGCCACCCTGCGCAGCATCGGCAACGAGCAGGAGATGGCGAAGGTGAAGGACGAGGTCCAGACCATCGCCGCCAAGTTCCCCGTGCCGGGCTTGGAGTAG
- the rpsF gene encoding 30S ribosomal protein S6, whose product MRNYELVMLVSPEIADDQVNTVVEKVTGYVTTHGGKVAEVKPWGRRRLAYHIGNFQEASYVQANFSMEPKHAKQLQSDLQISEQVIRHLLLNAD is encoded by the coding sequence GTGCGCAACTACGAACTTGTCATGTTGGTGAGCCCGGAGATCGCGGACGACCAGGTGAACACCGTCGTCGAAAAGGTGACCGGCTATGTCACCACCCACGGCGGCAAGGTGGCCGAAGTCAAGCCCTGGGGCCGCCGCAGGCTTGCCTACCACATCGGCAACTTCCAAGAGGCCAGCTACGTCCAGGCCAACTTCTCCATGGAGCCCAAGCACGCCAAGCAGCTCCAGAGCGACCTCCAAATCTCCGAGCAGGTGATCCGTCACCTCCTCCTCAACGCCGACTAG